TGCCGTGAGCCGCCACCGGCGCGGCCAGCGCACCGGCCACACCCAGCCCGCGCAGGCGCCAGGCTGCCGCGGCAACGGCACCGTCCGCCATGCGCTGCAGGAACTGTCGTCGTCTGGTATCGAACGGTCTCATGGCGTGGCGCCTGTTCTGCATCACGGGTGACACTGGACACAGGGACCGTCGCGCGGCGCCCCGGGTTCCTGCCGTGGCCGCGAGTCTAGGCCAGCGCCCGTGTCAGCGCGGCAAGGCGGCGTTGCAGAAACCGCGCCTCGGGCTCCTGCTGAACCAATGCCAGGGCACGCCGGTAGGCTTCGGCCGCCTCGTCACCACGACCCAACCGCCGCAGCAGGTCCGCCCGCGCGGCGTGGGCAAGGTGATAGTGATCGAGCCGCCCGTCGGCAATGACGGCGTCCACCGCCGCAAGCCCCGCCTCGGCACCATCGCGCATGGCCACCGCGATCCCGCGGTTCAGCGCCACCACCGGCGACGGATCCAGTCGTAGCAGCAGGTCGTACAGGGCAATGATCTGCGGCCAGTCGGTCTGGTCAGGGGTGGCCGCTTCGGCGTGCACGGCAGCGATTGCGGCCTGCAATGCGTAGGGGCCGGCATGGCCACGGCGAAGCGCCTGTTCCACGCGCCTGACACCTTCGGCGATCAGGCTGGCGTCCCAGAGCGTTCTGTCCTGGTCATCCAGCAGCACGATATCGCCATCGTCGGTCGCCCGGGCTTCACGGCGGGACTCCTGCAACAGCATCAACGCCAGCAAGCCCTCCGCCTCGGATTCAGGCTCCGGTAGCAGATCCAGCAGCAATCGCCCGAGGCGGATGGCTTCGGCGGACAGATCCGCCCTGACCAGCGACGCCCCGGAGGACGCCGTGTACCCCTCGTTGTAGACCAGGTAGATCACCCGCAGGACCCCGTCAAGCCGCTGGGGCAGCTCTGCCGCCCCGGGGACCTCGTAGGGAATACCGGCGCGCCGGATCTTGGCCTTCGCCCGCACGATACGCTGGGCCACGGTGGCAACCGGCGTCAGAAACGCGCGGGCGATCTCCTCCGTGGTGAGATCGCAGACTTCCCGGAGGGTCAGGGCCACACGGGCATCCGCGGACAGCGCCGGATGGCAGCACGTGAAAATGAGGCGGAGGCGGTCGTCGGTGATGCCCTCGTCCTCTATCGCCCCGGGGTCCGCACTGCCGCCATCGGCGACCGCCCCCGGATCACCAAGCGGGGAAAACCGGCGACGCCGACGCAGGCCGTCGATCGCCTTGAACCGCCCCGTCGACACAAGCCATGCACGGGGGTTGTCCGGGAGGCCGTCACGGGGCCACTGCTCAAGCGCTGCGCGGAACGCCTCATGCAGCGCCTCCTCGGCCAGCTCGAAGTCTCCCAGCAGACGGATCAGCGTCGCGAGGACGCGGCGGGACTCATCCCGATACAACGCCTCGACCGTGCGCCGCGCGGTCGAGGCGTCCTGGTCATGAAGTCCGGAATGATCCATGGTGCGTCCCCCACGCCGGTGGGTCGGTCTACCGCAGGCGCTCGATCCTCACGACCCGTTCGCCGTGGTAGGTCACCAGGTGATCGCGACTTCCGTGCGCGCTGTCGTAGACCTCGCGCTTGCCGACGGCGGCGCCGTACTCGTTCTCCAGAACACTCGTCCGGACCGGCTCACCGCACTTGCGGTGGACTTCGGCGATATGGTCGCCGCGCTGGACCAGATCGTTGCCGCACCGCATGAAGTCGGCTGCAGCGGGGGCCACCGCTATCAATGCCAGCGTCGCGACGATGATCCGTATCATGATGACTCTCCTGCCGAACCATGACGGAAGCATGCCGTGGCTGAGGCAGGGGCGCAAGGGAGGCAACAGGGGCAAGAAAAGCCCCGATGATCGGCATGAGTGCCGCAGCTGGCGCCCCCGGATCAACGCAGTCACCACAGAACCGGGCTGTCGCGCTGAGCTGATGATCGGGGGTCTTGCGTGTTGCCGGAAAGCCGCCGAAGGACTCGGCGGCTGAATTGATTGGTAGCGGGGGCAGGATTTGAACCTGCGACCTTCGGGTTATGAGCCCGACGAGCTACCAGACTGCTCCACCCCGCAATTGACGCTGCGCATGGTAGCGCCCGGATTCGGGAAATGCAAGGCGCTTCACCATCTTTCTTAAAGCCGGCGAATCACCGGGCCGGCCGGGGCGGTTCGCCCCCTTCAACGCCGCTTGCGCAAGTAGCGGCGCAGATCATGGTAGTAGATGAACCCGGGCAGGGCGAGAATGGCGAACAGGCACAGATTGATCACCCAGAACTCCCAGTCCTGGGCATAGATCTCCCCGGTGACGCCCTGCTCCAGACCGGCCGCGATCAGGCCGGTGACACCGAACATGAGCAACCATTCAACCAGTCGCACCCACTCCCGCTTGCCCTGGGGTGGCGGCCGGAGAATGAACAGCACCCGCTCGCTCAGCCACGGGAGATTGGCCGCCACCAGGGCGACCAGCAGTAGAACGATGACACCTGCCGTAGTCCCCATGGCAAATTACCCGAACGCGGCCATGCAGATCGCCACCAGCGTCCCCGGGAACAGCCCGAGCAACAGCACGGCAAGCCCGTTGGCCGCCAGCAGGCCCTTGAAGCCTCCGGAACCCACCGGTTGAGGGCCATCACCCTCCGGCTTGTCGAAGTAGCACAGCCGGACGATGCGCAGGTAGTAGAACGCGCCGACCACCGCGCCGATCACGGCCAGCACCGCCAGCCAGATGAACCCTGCCTCCACGGTGGACTTGAGCACCAGCCACTTGGCGTAGAAACCCACGGTCCCGGGAATGCCGGTGAGCGACACCATGAGAATCAGCATCACCAGCGCAAACAGCGGGCTGCGCTCGTTCAGCCCCTTGAAGTCATCCAGGTTCTCGGCCTCGAACCCCTGGCGGCTGAGCAGCATGACAACGCCGAACGCCGCCGCCACAGTGAACGCGTAGGTCACCGCGTAGAACATCGCCGCGCCATAGCCTTCCGGCGTTCCGGCGAGAAAGCCGAGGAAAATGAACCCGATGTGGTTGAAGGTGGAGTACGCCAGCATGCGCTTGAAGTTCGTCTGCACCAGGGCAACGGTATTACCCACCAGCAGCGAGGCCACCGCCAGCAGCAGCACCATGTGCTGCCAGTCACCCTGCAGCGGCCCGAGCGCCTCGCCGATCAGGCGGATGAACAGCCCCACCGCGGCCACCTTGGACGCCGTGGCGATGAACAGGGTCACCGCCGTGGGCGCGCCCTGGTAGACATCCGGCACCCACATATGGAACGGCACCGCCCCGAACTTGAAGGCGACACCAACGATCGTGAAGATCAGGCCGAAGACCAGCAGCAATCCGCCGTCGTCCGCGGCGGCATCGGCAATGGCGGAGATCTCCAGCGAGCCGGTGGCACCGTAGAGCATGGACATGCCGTAGAGCAGCATGCCGGAGGCCAGTGCCCCGAGGACGAAGTACTTCATCGCAGCCTCGGACGCGGCCGGCGAATCCCGACGCATGGCCACCAGCGCATACAGCGACAGCGACATCAGTTCCACACCCAGATACAGCACCAGCAGGCTATGGGCGGAGACGGTCACCATCATGCCGAGGGCCGCAAACAGGGTCAGCAGATAGAACTCCCCCTGGAGCATGCCCCGGTCGCGGAGGTAGTCACGGGAGTAGGCGAACGCCAGGAACGTCAGCAGCAGAATGGCCACTTTCAGCACCGCCGCTGCCGAATCCGCGATGTAGTTGCCCGTGAACGTGGTGGCGTCAACGCCCCACTGGGTCTGCACCGTGATCACGATACCGCCGAGCAGTGCCACCTGCGACAGCCAGTAAGCGGGGGTGTGATCCCGGTCGGAGCTGAACAGGTCCACCACCAGCACCAGACACGCCATGCCCAGCATCCAGATCTCGGGCAGGGCCAGCATCAGGTTCGGTGTCTCGAAGGTGTCCGTTGTCATAGATTTCCTCAGAGCTCAAAGCCCGGCGGTGCCCACAGTTGGCGCCACCCGTATCCGTTAGCGGTTCAAAGCCCGTCCGTCACCACCTCGAGCAGGTGTGCCAGGGACGGCTCCATGATATCGATCAGCGGTGCCGGCCAGATGCCCAGCCACAGCACGGCCACGGCCAGCACGCCAAGAACCAGTTTCTCGCGGCCATCCACGTCCTCGAGTTTGTCCACCTTGTCGTTGACAACCTCGCCGTAGGCCACCCGCTTGACCATCCAGAGGGTATAGGCGGCGCCGAGAATCAGCGTCAGGCCGGCCAGGAAGGCGTACCAGAAGTTCGCCTGGAAGGCCGCCAGAATCACCATGAACTCCCCCACGAACCCGGAGGTGCCCGGCAGACCGGCGTTCGCCATGGCGAACAGAACGAACAGGCCGGCGAACACCGGCATGCGGTGGGCGACGCCGCCGTAGTCCCCGATCATGCGGGTGTGCATGCGGTCATACAGCACACCGACGCACAGGAACATGGCTGCGGAGATGAAGCCGTGGGAGACCATCTGCACCATGGCGCCCTCCAGCGCCAGCAGCGCACCTTCCGCGCCACCGGTGCGGACCACGATCTCGAAGACGATGAAGAAGCCGAGCGTCACGAAGCCCATGTGGGCAATGGACGAATAGGCGATCAGCTTCTTCATGTCCTGCTGCATCATCGCCACGAGTCCGATGTAGACCACCGCCACCAGGGACAGGGCGATCATCAGCCAGTCCAGCTCCATGCTCGCTTCGGGCACGATGGGCAGTGCGAAGCGCACAAAACCGTAGCCACCGATCTTGAGCATGATGGCCGCCAGAATCACCGAGCCGCCGGTGGGCGCCTGCACGTGGGCGTCCGGCAGCCAGGTGTGCACCGGCCACATGGGCACCTTGATGGCAAAAGCCAGCAGGAAGGCCACGAACAGCCAGATCTGCGTGCCCAGCGGCAGGCCGAGGCCGTACATGTCGAGGATGTCGAAGCTCCCGGCCTGGAACTGCAGGTAGATCAGGGCCACGAGCATCAGCACGGAGCCCACGAAGGTGTAGAGGAAGAACTTGATGGTGGCGTAGATGCGCTCGGCCCCACCCCAGATGCCGATCAGCAGGAACATCGGCACCAGGATGGCTTCCCAGAACACGTAGAAGAGAATGGCATCCAGGGCGCTGAACACGCCCACCATGATGCCTTCCATGATCAGGAAGCAGGACAGATAGAGTGACGGCCGGTACTGGATCTTCGAGCCCGCGGCGATGATCACCAGCAGGGTCGAGAACGTGCTCAGCACCACCAGCGGCATGGAAATCCCGTCCACGCCCAGGTAGTAGTTCACGCCCAGGGCCTCGACCCAGGGCGTCTTCTCCACGAACTGCATGGCGGCGGTGCCGTGCTCGAACCCGACGATCAGGCCAAGGCTGAGCACGAAGGTCACACCACTCACGACCAGGGCGAACAGCCGTGCACGGTCTGCCTTGTCGTCCCCGAGCAGGAAGATCAGAGCGCCCCCGATAATGGGCAACCAGATGAGCACGCTCAACAAGGGCCAGGAGGATTCCAACATCCGTTACTTCCTTACCAGTTCAGTCAGGTTTGGGCGCCGGCTTCCCGGCCGCCACCATGGTCCAGCACGGGCCTAGCGAAGGGTGAAGACAAACCAGGTCAACAGCACCATCAGGCCGATAATCATCACGAACGCGTAGTGATACAGATACCCGGTCTGGGCATGGCGCATGGCCGCAGCCACGCGCCCGATGGTCCGCGCCGTGCCATTCACCAGCAGGCCGTCGATCAGCCGCACGTCGCCGAGCTTCCAGAACAGCGTCCCCAGACCGCGACCCGCAGCAGCAAACCCGTTGAGGTACATCTCGTCGAAGCCGTACTTGCGCTCCAGCACACGGTACGGCAGCGGGAAACGGCGCTGCAGCTCGCCCGGCAGGTCGGGCCGCTTCACGTACAGGAACCAGGCCGTCAGGAAGCCGGCCAGCGCCAGGTAGATCGGCGGTGTCTCGAAGGCGTGCAGGATGAAGCCCATGACGCTCTCGAAACCAACGGCCGCAAGCACGTCGTTCTCCGGCAGTACGGTAATACCGTCACCGAACCAGCCGCCGAACACCATCGGCCCCACCGTGAACAGGCCGATCAGCACCGACGGAATGGCAAGCAGCACCAGCGGCACGGTCACCACCCAGGGGCTCTCGTGCAGATGGCTGCGGGTGTGCTCGTCCATGCGCTCCTGCCCGTGGAAGACCAGGAACAGCAGCCGGAAGCTGTAGAGTGCCGTGACGAACACGCCCAGCAGCACGGCCCAGTACGCAAAGGTGGCGCCGGCACGATCCGAGTGGGCCACCGCCTCGATGATGGCATCCTTGGAGAAGAACCCGGACAGGCCCGGGAAGCCGATCAGCGCCAGCGTGCCGATGAGCATGGTCCAGTAGGTCACGGGCATGTACTTCTTCAGCCCGCCCATCTCGAACATGTCCTGCTTGTGGTGCATGGCGATGATGACCGACCCCGCGCCCAGGAACAGCAGCGCCTTGAAGAAGGCGTGGGTCATCAGATGGAAGACACCGGCCGCATACGCCGACACACCCAGCGCCACCACCATGTAACCGAGCTGGGACAGCGTGGAGTACGCCACCACCCGCTTGATGTCACGCTGGACCAGGCCGATCAGGCCCATGAACAGCGCCGTCACGGCACCGATCACGAGGATGAACGACAGCGCCGCTTCCGAGAACTCGAACAGCGGCGACATCCGCGCCACCAGGAAGATGCCCGCGGTCACCATGGTGGCCGCGTGGATGAGCGCGGAGATGGGCGTCGGGCCCTCCATGGAGTCGGGCAGCCAGACGTGCAGCGGCACCTGCGCCGACTTGCCCATGGCACCGATGAACAGCAGGATCGCCGCAACCGTGACCACCGACCATTCGGCGCCACCGATGATGCTCATGGTCTGATCCGGGTTCGCCGCCACGGCGCCGAACACTTCCGAGTAATTCAGGCTGCCGAAGTAGAGCACCACGGCCGCGATACCCAGGAGGAAGCCGAAGTCGCCCACACGGTTGACCAGGAACGCCTTCATGTTGGCGAACACGGCCGTGGGCCGGTTCATCCAGAAACCGATCAGCAGATAGGAGACCAGCCCCACGGCCTCCCAGGCGAAGAACAGTTGCAGGAAGTTGTTCGCCATCACCAGCATCAGCATGGCGAAGGTGAACAGGCTGATGTACGAGAAGAACCGCTGGTAGGCGTTGGGGCCCAGCTTGCTGTCGGACGGCCAGTTGTGGTCCTCGTCCGCCATGTAGCCGATGGTGTAGATGTGCACCATCAGGGAGACGAACGTCACCACGGCCATCATCATGGCGGTGAGCTGATCCACCATGAAACCGATCTCGAAATGCAGCCCGCCGGCCACCATCCAGGTGTAGATGGTGTCATCGAACACCGGCCGCGTGCCGTTGATGAACCCCCAGAGGACGTACAGCGACAGCAGCGTGGACAGCCCCACCAGGGCGATGGTGACGCGATGCGCGCCCACGCGCCCGAGCTGACGCCCGAACAGCCCGGCGGCGATGGCGCCCAGCAGCGGGGCGAGAACGATGGCTAGGTAAAGAGTCTCCATGGATCAGCCCTTCATGGTGTCCAGATCGGCCACATTGATGGATTCCCTGCTCCGGAACAGGGTCACCAGGATGGCCAGCCCGATCGCGGATTCCGCGGCGGCCACCGTAAGAATGAAGAACACGAACACCTGCCCTGCCAGGTCACCCATGAAGGTGGAGAAGGCAATGAAGTTGAAATTCACCGCCAGCAGGATCAGCTCGATGGACATGAGCAGCACGATGGCATTCTTCCGGTTGAGGAAGATCCCGGCCATGCCCAGCGCGAACAGAATGGCCCCCAGAATCAGAAAGTCCGACAATTCAATCATTGCTTCACCTGTCCGGGTGTTCGTTATCGTTGCGCCCGTCGTCAGCGGCACGCGGGAACTGCGCCTTGCGCAGCCGGTCTTCCTTGCGCACGCGGACCTGCTCGGCCACGTCCTGATGCTTCACGCCGTCCCGCCGCCGCAGCGTCAGCATGATCGACGCGATGATGGCCACCAGCAGGACCACCGCGGCCAGCTCGAACGGGTAGACATAGACGGTGTAGAGCACGCCCCCGAGCATGGAGGTATTGCCGGTATCCTCCGGAATCGGCATGGCCGGCTCCGGCATCTCGCCCGGGCTCATGGCGCCGGTGTTCACCACCAGGATCATCTGCACGACGATGATGGCGGCAATGGGCAGCCCGATGTACAGATGCCGGATGAACCCTTCGCGCAGCCGCGCCAGATTGATGTCCAGCATCATCACCACGAACAGGAACAGCACCATCACCGCGCCCACGTAGACCAGGACCAGCACGATCCCCAGGAACTCGGCACCGGCGATGATCCACAGCACGGCGCTGTTGAAGAACGCCAGCACCAGGAACAGCGCGGCATGCACCGGGTTGCGCGCGGTAATCACCATGGTCGCCGCGAAGATCAGCACCGCGGCGAAAACGTAGAACAGTAGCTTTTCGATCACGCGTTATCGCTCCCAGGAGTCTTGGTTCCGACCGGGCCCGCCGCTGGTGCAATCACCGGAACGGCGCGTCCATGGCACGGTCACGGGCGAGCTGCTCTTCATACTTGTCACCGATGGCCAGGAGCTGGTCCTTGGTGATGATGTTCTCGCCACGCTCTTCCATGTGGTACTCGAAAATGCGCGTCTCGACGATGGAGTCCACCGGACAGGATTCCTCGCAGAAACCACAGTAGATGCACTTGAACAGGTCGATGTCGTAGCGCGTGGTCCGGCGTGTGCCATCCTCGCGCTGCTCGGAGTCGATGGTGATCGCCAGCGCCGGGCAGACCGCCTCGCAGAGTTTGCACGCGATGCAGCGCTCCTCGCCGTTGGGGTACCGGCGCAGCGCATGAAGGCCACGGAAGCGCGGCGACTGGGGCGCACGCTCGTCCGGGTACTGAATGGTCACCTTGCGCGCGAACAGGTTACGCCCGGTGAGCTTCAGCCCCAGGAGCAGTTCCCAGAGCAAGAATGTGCGGAAGAAATCGCGGACTGCAGTCATTGCTACACCCAATCAGTCGAACCAGGGGCCGAAGCCGGTGAGCACCATGGCGGCCAGGACGAACAGCCACACCACCGTGACGGGGATCAGCACCTTCCAGCCCAGCCGCATGATCTGGTCATAACGGTAGCGGGGGAAGGTCGCCCGGAACGCGAGATACAGATACAGGAACAGGGCGATCTTCAGAACGAACCAGACCAGTCCCGGCACCCAGTCGAACATTGGCCCCAGCAGGGGAATGCCCTCGAACGGCGAATACCAGCCACCCATGAACAGGATCACGGCCAGGCCGGAGATCAGGATCATGTTGGCGTACTCGGCCAGGAAGAACACGGCGAAGGCGACGCCGGAGTACTCCACGTGGAAACCGGCCACGATCTCCGACTCGCCCTCGGCCACGTCGAAGGGCGCACGGTTGGTCTCCGCCACGCCCGAGATCCAGTAGACGATGAACAGCGGCAGCAGCGGCAGCCAGAACCAGGCCCAGACCGGGCCCTGCTGCGCCTGCACGATGCCGCTCATGTTCAGGGTACCCGCCGCCATGAGCACGCCCACCAGGGCAAAGCCCATGGCGATCTCGTAGGAGACGATCTGCGCAGCAGAGCGCATGGCGCCGAGCATGGCGTACTTGGAGTTGGACGCCCAGCCGGCGATGATCACGCCGTACACCCCCAGCGAGGTCATGGCGAGAATGTAGAGCAGGCCCGCGTTGATATCCGCCAGCACCATGCCCTCGCCGAAGGGAATCACGGCCCAGGCGGCAAGCGCCGGCATGATGGACAGCAGCGGCGCCACCAGGAACAGGAACCGGTTGGCGTTGGTGGGCAGCAGCACTTCCTTGAACAGCAGCTTGAACACGTCCGCAAACGGCTGCAGCAGGCCGTAGGGGCCAACGCGGTTGGGACCATTGCGCAGCTGAATGTAGCCGATCACCTTGCGCTCGGCATAGGTGAGATACGCCACCGCCAAGATCAGCGGCCCGACGATCAGGCCGATCTTGAACAGGATCCAGAAGACTTCCATCAGTTCTGCCATGGGCTATTCGGTCCCCGTACATAGCCGGGCGCCAGCTCCCGGCCGGCGCCAAGTCAATTCAGCCGCGCCCCGAACCGGAGCCGCTGACTCGCCTTGCTCGTTCTGTTTACCTGCGGTGCTTCAGAGTGCCTCGATGGTCACTGTCCCGAACATCGGCCCCAGTCCGCCGGTTGCTGCCAGCCCCGCGGGCACCCAGACAGTGCCGTCCGGGATTCCCTCGTCGATAACCACGGCGAGTTCGGCAGCGGCATCGCCCTGTCTGACCCGGACACGCTCCGCATCGAGCACGCCGGCCCGCTCGGCCGCCGCACGATTGAGGCGCACGGGCTGCTCCGTGGCATGACGGGTCTGTTGCAGGGATTCCGCCCGGCGCACCAGGGGATCACCGGCGTAGATCGGCACGGCGCCAACACGTGAGAGCCCCTGCCCGACCGACTCCGGCTCCACCGGCGCGCTCCAGGGCACCAGCGTCTCCACCGCGGGCGAACCGCAGATCTGCTCCAGCGCATCGGTCACCGCATCGGGGGCGTCATAATCGAAGCCGTCCAGCTCCAGCACGTTGCCCAGCACACGCAGGACCTTCCATGCCGGCCGCGCCTCCGCGACAGGCTGTGCCACACCCGGGAAGCGCTGCCAGCGACCCTCGGCGTTGACATAGGTCCCGGCAGTCTCCCCGAAGGTGCCCACGGGCAGCAGCACATCCGCGTAGGCCAGCATGGCCTCGGACACGAACGGCGTCAGGCAGACCACGCTACCGGCCTGTTCCAGAGCCGCCCGGGCCGCCGCACCGTCCCAGCAGTCCAGCTCCGGCTCAACCCCCACGAGGAGGTAACCGCGGCGTGGGGCAGCCATCATCGCCGTCACGTCCAGGCCCGTGGCCGTCGCCGCGGTGCCACCGCTGTCCCGATGCGGGACCGCGCCAGCGAGCCACGCACCCGCCTGGTTGGCACCGTCGGTCAACACCCCGAAGCGGCTGCCGGTGATCTCGGCAATCAGGCTGCCGAGCATACGCAGCGCGGCCGCCCGCGGATGTGCCTGGGCCGCATTGCCGACGAACACTGCGCTGCGATCGCCGTCCCGGAGACGGTCCGCGATCCCGCGGTGGGTGTCGTCAACGCTACGGCCGGCCAGCAACGTGTCGAGGCCCTCGGGCGCCGTGCCACCGGTGGCATCGAGCAGAGCCCTGGCCACCGCCGCCAGCTCCGGCACAATCGCGTCGGGGGCGACCACATGTTCCTGGGCGAGGTCGTAGTTGAGGACCTGCGCCCGGAACCCGAGCGACATGACCGCATCACCGCGCAGTGCCACCTTGCGCAGGCGGTGATTGAGCATGGGCTGATCCCAGCGCGGCTCGCCGCCGATGATCAGCGCGGCGTTCAGGCCCTCGACGGCATCCAGCTCGATCCCGAGTGCCGGGAAAACCGGACGGCGGTCCTGGTCGGAGGAGTCCACCTCCCGCAGGCGTGCATCGATGTTCGCCGACCCCAGGCCACGGGTGAGTCGCGCAGCCAGGTACATCTCTTCCAGCGTTGCGTTGGGAGACACCAGGGTGCCCAGCGCCTCGCCCCCGTCGCGGGTGGCAACACCCTTGAGGTGCTCGCCTGCGGCCTCAAGTGCCGTTTCCCAGTCGGTTTCCTGCCAGTTGCCGTCCCGGTCCCGCACCATGGGGACTTCCAGCCGGTCGGTGCTGTAGACCCCCTCGTAGGCGAAGCGGTCGCGGTCGGCGATCCAGCACTCGTTGATCGATTCATTCTCGCGGGGGACGACGCGCTTGATGCGGCCGCGCACGTGATGGATCTGCACGTTCGAGCCGATGCAGTCGTGCGGCGACACCGAGGGGTGGCTGAGCATCTCCCAGGCGCGGGCACTGAAGCGGTACGGCTTGGACGTCAACGCACCCACCGGGCAGAGGTCGATGATGTTGCCGGAGAGCTCGGAGTGCACACCGGCTTCCACGAAGGTGGAGATCTCCGTGTGCTCGCCGCGGCCCATGCCGCCCAGCTCCCGGAACCCCGCGACTTCGTCGAGGAAACGCACGCAG
The Aquisalimonas asiatica genome window above contains:
- a CDS encoding RNA polymerase sigma factor; translation: MDHSGLHDQDASTARRTVEALYRDESRRVLATLIRLLGDFELAEEALHEAFRAALEQWPRDGLPDNPRAWLVSTGRFKAIDGLRRRRRFSPLGDPGAVADGGSADPGAIEDEGITDDRLRLIFTCCHPALSADARVALTLREVCDLTTEEIARAFLTPVATVAQRIVRAKAKIRRAGIPYEVPGAAELPQRLDGVLRVIYLVYNEGYTASSGASLVRADLSAEAIRLGRLLLDLLPEPESEAEGLLALMLLQESRREARATDDGDIVLLDDQDRTLWDASLIAEGVRRVEQALRRGHAGPYALQAAIAAVHAEAATPDQTDWPQIIALYDLLLRLDPSPVVALNRGIAVAMRDGAEAGLAAVDAVIADGRLDHYHLAHAARADLLRRLGRGDEAAEAYRRALALVQQEPEARFLQRRLAALTRALA
- a CDS encoding DUF2845 domain-containing protein, giving the protein MIRIIVATLALIAVAPAAADFMRCGNDLVQRGDHIAEVHRKCGEPVRTSVLENEYGAAVGKREVYDSAHGSRDHLVTYHGERVVRIERLR
- the nuoI gene encoding NADH-quinone oxidoreductase subunit NuoI, whose product is MTAVRDFFRTFLLWELLLGLKLTGRNLFARKVTIQYPDERAPQSPRFRGLHALRRYPNGEERCIACKLCEAVCPALAITIDSEQREDGTRRTTRYDIDLFKCIYCGFCEESCPVDSIVETRIFEYHMEERGENIITKDQLLAIGDKYEEQLARDRAMDAPFR
- a CDS encoding NADH-quinone oxidoreductase subunit M, whose amino-acid sequence is MLESSWPLLSVLIWLPIIGGALIFLLGDDKADRARLFALVVSGVTFVLSLGLIVGFEHGTAAMQFVEKTPWVEALGVNYYLGVDGISMPLVVLSTFSTLLVIIAAGSKIQYRPSLYLSCFLIMEGIMVGVFSALDAILFYVFWEAILVPMFLLIGIWGGAERIYATIKFFLYTFVGSVLMLVALIYLQFQAGSFDILDMYGLGLPLGTQIWLFVAFLLAFAIKVPMWPVHTWLPDAHVQAPTGGSVILAAIMLKIGGYGFVRFALPIVPEASMELDWLMIALSLVAVVYIGLVAMMQQDMKKLIAYSSIAHMGFVTLGFFIVFEIVVRTGGAEGALLALEGAMVQMVSHGFISAAMFLCVGVLYDRMHTRMIGDYGGVAHRMPVFAGLFVLFAMANAGLPGTSGFVGEFMVILAAFQANFWYAFLAGLTLILGAAYTLWMVKRVAYGEVVNDKVDKLEDVDGREKLVLGVLAVAVLWLGIWPAPLIDIMEPSLAHLLEVVTDGL
- the nuoH gene encoding NADH-quinone oxidoreductase subunit NuoH; the encoded protein is MAELMEVFWILFKIGLIVGPLILAVAYLTYAERKVIGYIQLRNGPNRVGPYGLLQPFADVFKLLFKEVLLPTNANRFLFLVAPLLSIMPALAAWAVIPFGEGMVLADINAGLLYILAMTSLGVYGVIIAGWASNSKYAMLGAMRSAAQIVSYEIAMGFALVGVLMAAGTLNMSGIVQAQQGPVWAWFWLPLLPLFIVYWISGVAETNRAPFDVAEGESEIVAGFHVEYSGVAFAVFFLAEYANMILISGLAVILFMGGWYSPFEGIPLLGPMFDWVPGLVWFVLKIALFLYLYLAFRATFPRYRYDQIMRLGWKVLIPVTVVWLFVLAAMVLTGFGPWFD
- the nuoK gene encoding NADH-quinone oxidoreductase subunit NuoK, which gives rise to MIELSDFLILGAILFALGMAGIFLNRKNAIVLLMSIELILLAVNFNFIAFSTFMGDLAGQVFVFFILTVAAAESAIGLAILVTLFRSRESINVADLDTMKG
- a CDS encoding DUF2818 family protein; the encoded protein is MGTTAGVIVLLLVALVAANLPWLSERVLFILRPPPQGKREWVRLVEWLLMFGVTGLIAAGLEQGVTGEIYAQDWEFWVINLCLFAILALPGFIYYHDLRRYLRKRR
- the nuoN gene encoding NADH-quinone oxidoreductase subunit NuoN encodes the protein MTTDTFETPNLMLALPEIWMLGMACLVLVVDLFSSDRDHTPAYWLSQVALLGGIVITVQTQWGVDATTFTGNYIADSAAAVLKVAILLLTFLAFAYSRDYLRDRGMLQGEFYLLTLFAALGMMVTVSAHSLLVLYLGVELMSLSLYALVAMRRDSPAASEAAMKYFVLGALASGMLLYGMSMLYGATGSLEISAIADAAADDGGLLLVFGLIFTIVGVAFKFGAVPFHMWVPDVYQGAPTAVTLFIATASKVAAVGLFIRLIGEALGPLQGDWQHMVLLLAVASLLVGNTVALVQTNFKRMLAYSTFNHIGFIFLGFLAGTPEGYGAAMFYAVTYAFTVAAAFGVVMLLSRQGFEAENLDDFKGLNERSPLFALVMLILMVSLTGIPGTVGFYAKWLVLKSTVEAGFIWLAVLAVIGAVVGAFYYLRIVRLCYFDKPEGDGPQPVGSGGFKGLLAANGLAVLLLGLFPGTLVAICMAAFG
- the nuoL gene encoding NADH-quinone oxidoreductase subunit L, producing METLYLAIVLAPLLGAIAAGLFGRQLGRVGAHRVTIALVGLSTLLSLYVLWGFINGTRPVFDDTIYTWMVAGGLHFEIGFMVDQLTAMMMAVVTFVSLMVHIYTIGYMADEDHNWPSDSKLGPNAYQRFFSYISLFTFAMLMLVMANNFLQLFFAWEAVGLVSYLLIGFWMNRPTAVFANMKAFLVNRVGDFGFLLGIAAVVLYFGSLNYSEVFGAVAANPDQTMSIIGGAEWSVVTVAAILLFIGAMGKSAQVPLHVWLPDSMEGPTPISALIHAATMVTAGIFLVARMSPLFEFSEAALSFILVIGAVTALFMGLIGLVQRDIKRVVAYSTLSQLGYMVVALGVSAYAAGVFHLMTHAFFKALLFLGAGSVIIAMHHKQDMFEMGGLKKYMPVTYWTMLIGTLALIGFPGLSGFFSKDAIIEAVAHSDRAGATFAYWAVLLGVFVTALYSFRLLFLVFHGQERMDEHTRSHLHESPWVVTVPLVLLAIPSVLIGLFTVGPMVFGGWFGDGITVLPENDVLAAVGFESVMGFILHAFETPPIYLALAGFLTAWFLYVKRPDLPGELQRRFPLPYRVLERKYGFDEMYLNGFAAAGRGLGTLFWKLGDVRLIDGLLVNGTARTIGRVAAAMRHAQTGYLYHYAFVMIIGLMVLLTWFVFTLR
- a CDS encoding NADH-quinone oxidoreductase subunit J, which encodes MEKLLFYVFAAVLIFAATMVITARNPVHAALFLVLAFFNSAVLWIIAGAEFLGIVLVLVYVGAVMVLFLFVVMMLDINLARLREGFIRHLYIGLPIAAIIVVQMILVVNTGAMSPGEMPEPAMPIPEDTGNTSMLGGVLYTVYVYPFELAAVVLLVAIIASIMLTLRRRDGVKHQDVAEQVRVRKEDRLRKAQFPRAADDGRNDNEHPDR